A stretch of Schistocerca americana isolate TAMUIC-IGC-003095 chromosome 3, iqSchAmer2.1, whole genome shotgun sequence DNA encodes these proteins:
- the LOC124605931 gene encoding uncharacterized protein LOC124605931 has product MMQRRKIKSLCVQETRCKGNKAKILAEGYKLLYSSESPESRNGVGVILHRKLQEEVCEVNKVNDTVMYVKMMFGREMVTVLTAYASEAGCSEDGKEKFWRDLDGVMVGVPENERVIVGGDLNGHVGGRKESVQEWWKIDSAVIRKTGEEVFWLTSGRGVPEDKEAWWWNEEVQKVVKEKKDAKRKWDMSRSAEDGQAYKRAKKEAKRAVAKAKAESVREAYEQLQKNQDMRQLIWIGKSRDKASKDLTAIKQMKDEIGIILHGHGKIIQMWLDYFEKLLNEENVRVKTEEGGQTKD; this is encoded by the exons ATGATGCAGAGGAGGAAGATAAAGTCTTTGTGTGTGCAAGAGACAAGGTGTAAGGGCAATAAGGCAAAGATCTTAGCTGAAGGCTATAAGCTACTTTATAGTAGTGAAAGCCCAGAATCAAGAAATGGAGTTGGAGTTATTTTGCACAgaaagcttcaagaagaggtatgtGAAGTCAACAAAGTAAATGATACGGTCATGTATGTTAAAATGATGTTTGGCAGAGAAATGGTAACAGTGCTGACAGCCTATGCATCCGAAGCGGGATGTTCGGAGGACGGGAAGGAAAAATTTTGGAGAGATTTGGATGGAGTAATGGTCGGAGTACCAGAGAATGAAAGAGTGATAGTCGGAGGGGATCTAAATGGTCATGTTGGTGGAAGGAAAG AGAGTGTGCAGGAGTGGTGGAAAATTGATAGTGCTGTTATAAGGAAGACTGGGGAGGAAGTATTTTGGTTAACATCTGGGAGAGGGGTGCCAGAAGATAAGGAAGCATGGTGGTGGAATGAAGAGGTGCAGAAGGTTGTGAAGGAAAAGAAAGACGCTAAGAGGAAGTGGGATATGTCCAGAAGTGCTGAGGATGGGCAAGCATACAAAAGAGCAAAGAAGGAGGCAAAACGAGCCGTGGCTAAAGCTAAAGCTGAATCAGTAAGGGAGGCAtacgaacaactacagaaaaatcaggatatgagacaactgatatggataggcaaatcaagagataaagcttctaaggatctaacagcaataaaacaaatgaaagatgaaatagGAATAATTCTGCATGGTCATGGAAAAATAATCCAAATGTGGTTGGattattttgagaaattgctgaatgaagaaaacgtaagagtgaaaactgaggaaggagggCAAACAAAGGATTAA